In one window of Zingiber officinale cultivar Zhangliang chromosome 11A, Zo_v1.1, whole genome shotgun sequence DNA:
- the LOC122031881 gene encoding bHLH transcription factor RHL1-like: MQPNTKETEGMAPSHAALQPELQNGGGAGGAENDDFFEQTMSGFSSAAWPLELGTPRSLFGAKSSEESPDDEGLNYAALYGGSSLLASRHRMHLGASLEDSSMLLQLGGQLLLHPTAAASGGEPGGFLRLPLSLGSGSGGSGISTSAIFGDRSRGELDPQFESPDPTEAEVLYDDGFAGSLPRAVQASLHQQLLQHSQNYGAATLTGQAPAITATASGTAGAGTAPPKPRVRARRGQATDPHSIAERLRRERIAERMKALQELVPNANKTDKASMLDEIIDYLKFLQLQVKVLSMSRLGGAAAVAPLVADMSSESGGGAGRAGGAGTLRSNNDGLTAAEQQVAKLLEEDMGSAMQYLQGKGLCLMPISLASAISSATCRPRPPLSLNLRHPAAGDAPPSPSISALTVQSSNAGSADADGGKDRAVP; encoded by the exons ATGCAACCGAACACCAAGGAAACGGAAGGGATGGCGCCGTCCCACGCCGCGCTCCAGCCGGAGCTCCAGAACGGCGGCGGAGCCGGAGGCGCCGAGAACGACGATTTCTTCGAGCAGACGATGTCCGGCTTCTCCTCCGCCGCCTGGCCGCTGGAGTTGGGGACCCCCAGGTCGCTTTTCGGGGCGAAGTCTTCGGAGGAGTCGCCGGACGACGAGGGATTGAACTACGCGGCGCTGTACGGCGGTTCGTCTCTTCTCGCCTCGCGGCACCGGATGCACCTCGGCGCCTCGCTGGAGGATTCGTCGATGCTTCTCCAGCTCGGTGGGCAGCTTCTGTTGCATCCTACGGCCGCGGCCTCCGGGGGCGAGCCCGGGGGCTTCCTCCGGCTGCCCCTCTCCCTCGGTAGCGGTAGCGGAGGCTCTGGGATCTCGACTTCTGCCATCTTCGGGGACAGATCCCGAGGAGAACTCGACCCGCAATTCGAATCGCCCGATCCCACC GAGGCTGAGGTGTTGTATGACGATGGATTCGCCGGATCGCTTCCACGGGCGGTGCAAGCGTCTCTTCATCAGCAGCTTCTCCAACATTCCCAG AATTACGGAGCTGCTACACTGACCGGGCAGGCTCCTGCGATAACAGCGACGGCTTCAGGTACCGCCGGCGCAGGTACTGCGCCACCCAAGCCGAGGGTGAGGGCCAGGAGAGGGCAAGCGACCGATCCCCATAGCATTGCCGAAAGA CTTCGGCGGGAGAGAATCGCAGAGCGTATGAAAGCTCTGCAGGAATTGGTGCCCAATGCTAACAAG ACGGACAAGGCATCGATGCTGGACGAGATCATCGATTACCTTAAATTTCTCCAGCTCCAAGTCAAG GTCTTGAGCATGAGCAGATTGGGCGGAGCAGCCGCCGTCGCCCCGCTCGTCGCTGACATGTCTTCGGAG AGCGGCGGCGGAGCCGGAAGAGCAGGCGGAGCGGGAACGCTGAGGAGTAATAACGACGGCCTGACGGCGGCGGAACAGCAGGTGGCGAAGTTGCTGGAGGAGGACATGGGTTCAGCGATGCAGTACCTGCAGGGGAAAGGCCTCTGCCTCATGCCCATCTCCCTCGCCTCCGCCATCTCCTCCGCCACCTGCCGTCCTCGGCCTCCCCTCAGTCTCAACCTCCGCCACCCGGCAGCCGGCGACGCGCCTCCGTCTCCGAGCATATCGGCGCTGACAGTCCAGTCGTCCAATGCCGGCAGCGCTGACGCCGACGGCGGCAAGGATCGAGCTGTTCCTTAA
- the LOC122031561 gene encoding callose synthase 5, with protein MTGGEQAFTSGMPSGVNPSLASGPQGLTRRASTRNPVMTTFSLEVFDNEVVPSSLGSISPVLRVASEIESERPRVAYLCRFYAFEKAHRLDPSSTGRGVRQFKTGLLQRLERVTSLIP; from the exons ATGACTGGTGGAGAGCAGGCATTTACCTCCGGGATGCCTAGCGGAGTGAACCCGAGTTTAGCCTCCGGGCCACAAGGATTAACGCGACGGGCATCGACAAGGAATCCAGTCATGACAACCTTCTCCTTGGAGGTGTTCGACAACGAGGTGGTGCCTTCGTCGCTTGGTAGCATTTCTCCGGTCCTTCGCGTGGCATCGGAGATCGAGTCCGAGCGCCCTCGTGTGGCTTATCTAT GCCGATTTTATGCGTTCGAGAAGGCGCACAGGCTCGACCCGAGCTCAACCGGACGCGGAGTTCGCCAGTTCAAGACTGGTCTCCTGCAGCGCCTCGAGCGGGTAACTTCCCTAATCCCCTAA